A window from Chitinophaga filiformis encodes these proteins:
- a CDS encoding NupC/NupG family nucleoside CNT transporter, translated as MGRFQGIFGIILILGLAYLVSNNRKKINIRLVVSGMGLQILIALLIFKVGFVFRFFQGIGKAMGKLEDFARQGAAFVYGGIAVEKSPGTIGNYLTGGFVFAFNITAAIILVCALVAILYHFGVMQRIVAVIARAMNFIMRVSGAEALSNVASAFVGQIEAQVMIRPYLPYMTKSELLASMSGSLACIAGGILVVYSNMGKAAGMDIAPMLITASLMAAPGALVISKIVFPETEESQTMGKVKLEVKSQYVNVIDAITHGAGDGFKIAMNVIAMIIGFVALIAFLDWGLLKIGQLLHLDFALSLNWIFGKLFYPVAWSMGVPEQDVNSVATLLGQKLSINEFIAFKNLTDKTVPVLTQKGLLIVSIAICGFANFSSVGMQIGGIGVLAPERRGDLASLGLKALFCGTLASYLSATIAGILI; from the coding sequence ATGGGACGTTTCCAAGGAATCTTCGGGATTATCCTTATCCTGGGACTGGCATACCTGGTTTCCAACAACAGAAAAAAGATCAACATCCGCCTGGTAGTCAGCGGCATGGGCCTGCAGATACTCATTGCATTACTCATTTTTAAAGTAGGGTTTGTTTTCCGCTTCTTCCAGGGTATTGGCAAGGCTATGGGCAAGCTGGAAGATTTTGCCCGTCAGGGCGCCGCATTCGTGTACGGCGGCATAGCGGTGGAAAAATCGCCCGGCACAATAGGGAATTACCTGACCGGCGGCTTCGTATTTGCGTTCAATATCACGGCTGCGATCATATTGGTGTGTGCACTTGTAGCTATCCTGTATCACTTTGGCGTGATGCAGCGCATTGTAGCGGTCATTGCCAGGGCTATGAACTTTATTATGCGGGTGAGCGGTGCGGAAGCATTGAGTAATGTGGCCAGTGCATTTGTAGGCCAGATCGAGGCGCAGGTAATGATCCGTCCTTATCTGCCCTATATGACCAAGAGTGAACTGCTGGCGTCTATGAGCGGAAGCCTTGCCTGTATAGCCGGGGGTATCCTGGTTGTTTATTCCAACATGGGCAAAGCAGCAGGTATGGACATCGCTCCTATGCTGATCACAGCCAGCCTGATGGCCGCCCCGGGCGCACTGGTGATCTCCAAGATCGTCTTTCCGGAAACAGAAGAATCCCAGACCATGGGAAAGGTAAAACTGGAAGTGAAAAGCCAGTATGTGAATGTGATCGACGCCATCACCCATGGAGCAGGCGATGGCTTTAAAATAGCCATGAACGTGATCGCTATGATCATCGGATTTGTGGCGCTGATCGCTTTCCTGGACTGGGGATTACTAAAAATAGGTCAGTTGCTGCACCTGGATTTTGCACTGAGCTTAAACTGGATCTTCGGAAAGCTTTTCTACCCTGTTGCCTGGTCAATGGGCGTACCTGAGCAGGATGTGAACAGCGTGGCTACCCTGCTGGGACAAAAGCTCAGTATCAATGAATTTATCGCCTTCAAGAACCTCACCGATAAGACAGTGCCTGTGTTAACACAAAAGGGATTACTGATCGTGAGTATCGCGATCTGTGGCTTTGCTAATTTCAGTAGTGTAGGTATGCAGATAGGCGGTATCGGCGTGCTTGCACCGGAAAGGCGCGGCGATCTTGCCAGCCTGGGTTTAAAGGCGCTCTTCTGCGGAACGCTGGCATCTTATTTATCAGCAACCATTGCCGGAATACTGATTTAA
- a CDS encoding c-type cytochrome gives MRYRFYLLGIGFCLAACNNGDNTKSSNASDSLAIRQQYAVSPVLDATTAISHMEVEKGLEVQLVAAEPLVTVPVAMTFDEKGRMWVVEMTGYMPDTVGTGEDVPNGKIVILEDTDHNGVADKREVFMDSLVLPRAICLVENGILVAEPPKLWFVEINNDKPGKRTLVDDKYTEGGNVEHQPNGLLRAMDNWIYNAKSDKRYRKMGGRWLKEQTHFRGQWGITQDNYGRLFYNNNSENVLGDYFPPGLGAHNQQQKNVAGYDEKIVPDTRVYPIRATTGVNRGYMKGVLNDSLRLRNMTAACGPLVYRGALLSKEYDNNIFVAEPSGNLIKRNLVKDSGYIVKGQQAYPDHEFLASTDERFRPVSLYDGPDGALYIVDMYRGIIQHKTYLTPYLKKEISSRNLTNPLNCGRIYRVVPAGTKPSPVLPENEPGKLLALLDHPNGWVRDKAQQMIIDHHYTSLAPALKERLHRKDSLNGQIHALWTLEGLGALQLADVMVMLHHPNPYAQAEGLAALPAVLTATNGGEVLKQLAGMEQNVFLAPYVALLLPAFPPQLQQAVDMLQTQLVEKYANDPYVADAIISRMAGKETALLQQLAAWNPDTTLVLHKHLKTVLKDIENRKKASMDEGLQKTYPRGTVLFKTVCQTCHGADGDGIQSLAPPLNQSEIVTGDKHRLAAIVLFGLTGPVNVAGKQYKAPEISGDMPGIGSNDEFSDKDIAEVLSFIRGAWSNHAAKVTEKDIQDVRKQYKGRQKSFTMEELK, from the coding sequence ATGCGTTACAGGTTTTATCTTTTAGGGATCGGCTTCTGCCTGGCAGCATGTAACAATGGCGACAACACGAAGTCGTCAAATGCATCAGACTCACTGGCTATCCGTCAGCAATACGCTGTCTCGCCGGTGCTGGATGCAACAACCGCTATCTCGCATATGGAAGTGGAGAAAGGCCTGGAAGTGCAGCTGGTAGCGGCAGAACCATTGGTAACGGTGCCGGTGGCCATGACATTTGACGAAAAAGGACGTATGTGGGTTGTGGAGATGACCGGTTATATGCCTGACACCGTTGGTACGGGAGAAGATGTCCCTAACGGAAAGATCGTGATCCTGGAGGATACAGACCACAACGGGGTAGCCGACAAACGCGAAGTGTTCATGGACTCGCTGGTACTGCCCAGAGCTATCTGCCTGGTCGAAAACGGGATCCTGGTAGCCGAACCACCTAAGCTGTGGTTTGTAGAGATCAACAATGACAAACCCGGCAAACGCACGCTGGTAGACGATAAATATACCGAAGGCGGCAATGTGGAGCACCAGCCCAACGGTTTGCTGCGGGCCATGGATAACTGGATCTACAACGCAAAATCAGATAAACGCTACCGTAAAATGGGTGGCAGGTGGCTGAAAGAACAAACACATTTCCGCGGCCAGTGGGGAATTACACAGGACAACTACGGCCGTCTCTTTTACAATAATAACTCAGAAAATGTGCTGGGCGATTACTTCCCGCCAGGACTGGGCGCCCATAACCAGCAACAGAAGAATGTAGCGGGTTACGACGAGAAGATCGTGCCCGATACGCGCGTATATCCCATCCGGGCTACTACCGGCGTGAACAGGGGATACATGAAAGGCGTGCTGAACGACAGCCTCCGCCTGCGCAATATGACAGCTGCCTGCGGTCCCCTGGTGTACAGAGGAGCGCTACTGAGTAAGGAGTACGATAACAATATTTTTGTGGCGGAGCCCTCCGGCAACCTCATTAAAAGGAACCTGGTAAAAGACAGCGGTTATATCGTGAAAGGGCAGCAGGCCTATCCCGATCATGAATTCCTGGCCAGTACAGACGAGCGTTTCAGGCCGGTAAGCCTCTATGATGGTCCTGATGGCGCGCTCTATATAGTGGACATGTACAGGGGAATTATCCAGCATAAAACCTACCTGACGCCCTATCTTAAAAAAGAGATCAGCAGCCGTAACCTGACCAATCCGCTGAACTGCGGGCGTATATATCGCGTAGTGCCTGCCGGGACTAAACCATCGCCGGTATTACCAGAAAATGAGCCAGGTAAACTACTGGCCTTACTGGATCATCCGAATGGCTGGGTAAGGGACAAGGCGCAACAAATGATCATCGATCATCACTATACTTCACTGGCGCCGGCACTGAAGGAACGCCTGCACCGGAAAGATAGTCTCAACGGACAGATCCATGCCTTGTGGACGCTGGAAGGCCTGGGCGCATTACAGCTGGCAGATGTGATGGTAATGCTTCATCACCCCAACCCATATGCCCAGGCAGAAGGCCTGGCAGCCCTGCCGGCAGTGCTTACTGCCACCAATGGCGGGGAAGTGCTGAAGCAACTGGCGGGCATGGAGCAGAATGTCTTTCTGGCGCCTTACGTTGCCTTATTGCTGCCTGCCTTTCCTCCACAATTGCAGCAGGCGGTAGATATGCTGCAAACGCAGCTGGTAGAAAAGTATGCCAACGATCCATATGTAGCGGATGCTATCATCAGCCGGATGGCAGGTAAGGAAACGGCTTTATTGCAACAGCTGGCTGCATGGAATCCGGATACGACATTGGTGCTGCACAAACATCTGAAAACTGTATTGAAAGATATTGAGAACCGTAAGAAGGCCAGTATGGATGAGGGCTTGCAGAAGACCTATCCAAGAGGAACGGTGTTATTTAAAACAGTTTGTCAGACCTGCCACGGAGCAGACGGGGACGGTATACAATCACTGGCGCCACCGTTGAACCAGTCGGAGATCGTAACGGGAGACAAACATCGCCTGGCAGCCATCGTGCTGTTCGGACTAACAGGGCCCGTGAATGTTGCAGGCAAACAATATAAAGCGCCGGAAATAAGCGGCGATATGCCCGGAATTGGCAGCAATGACGAGTTCTCCGATAAGGACATTGCGGAGGTCCTCAGCTTTATCCGTGGCGCCTGGAGCAATCATGCCGCTAAAGTGACGGAAAAAGATATCCAGGACGTCAGGAAGCAATATAAAGGAAGGCAGAAGTCATTTACCATGGAAGAGCTGAAATAA
- a CDS encoding sigma-54-dependent transcriptional regulator: MKTILIVDDEIHICTLLTTILTKEGYKVDHSVSGTMALKMIKEKSYDVIFCDYRLKDKEIDGSILSLRIREMSPATSIIVMTGYPDVRIAIQLIKQGIYDYVVKPLNASQAILLVQKALLHQAVLSKEQLPPAMHLTADPVSTYVSHRGQLSQFVYGNGNTSKELHTQIKLIAPTDYSVIILGETGTGKESVAQLIHSQSRRKDKPLVAIDCGSLSRELASSELFGHEKGAFTGAIQARIGAFQEADGGTLFLDEIGNLSYEVQTALLRTIQERVVRPVGSAREVHVDIRIIVASNEDLQQAVLQGRFRDDLYYRLNEFTINVPPLRERREDLPLFVSTFKQAVEDELERECGPLSDEVLAAFYNYPWPGNIRELKNVMRRICLLSTEKAPINMESLPEELHPVSRELAMSAIPGTEENLKNVTRQAEYQKILDVLQQVRFNKSQAARLMNIDRKTLYNKLHTLNILL; the protein is encoded by the coding sequence GTGAAAACTATCCTGATTGTCGACGACGAAATCCATATCTGCACATTGCTTACCACCATCCTTACCAAAGAAGGATACAAGGTAGATCATAGCGTTTCCGGCACCATGGCGCTGAAGATGATTAAAGAAAAAAGTTATGATGTGATCTTCTGCGATTATCGTCTCAAAGATAAAGAGATAGATGGCAGTATTCTGTCGCTCAGGATCAGGGAAATGAGCCCTGCCACCAGCATCATCGTTATGACCGGTTATCCGGATGTGCGGATAGCCATTCAACTGATCAAACAAGGCATTTACGACTATGTTGTTAAACCATTAAATGCTTCACAGGCCATTCTGCTGGTGCAGAAGGCATTGCTCCATCAGGCTGTATTGTCAAAGGAACAATTACCACCAGCCATGCATCTGACAGCCGATCCTGTTTCTACTTATGTATCTCACAGGGGGCAGCTCAGTCAGTTTGTTTATGGCAACGGCAATACTTCGAAGGAACTGCATACGCAGATCAAACTGATCGCACCTACTGATTATAGTGTTATCATTCTTGGCGAGACCGGCACAGGCAAAGAATCTGTGGCGCAACTGATACATAGCCAGAGCAGACGGAAAGATAAACCCCTGGTGGCCATTGACTGTGGCAGCCTCTCGCGCGAGCTGGCCAGCAGTGAGCTGTTCGGGCATGAAAAAGGAGCTTTCACCGGCGCCATCCAGGCAAGGATCGGGGCGTTCCAGGAAGCGGACGGAGGCACATTGTTCCTTGATGAAATAGGGAATCTTTCCTATGAAGTACAAACAGCCTTACTACGAACCATTCAGGAGAGAGTAGTACGCCCGGTGGGCAGTGCCAGGGAAGTACATGTAGACATCCGCATCATTGTAGCGTCTAATGAAGATCTGCAGCAGGCCGTTCTGCAAGGCAGGTTCCGGGACGATCTCTATTACCGGTTGAACGAATTCACCATCAATGTACCTCCTTTGCGTGAACGCCGGGAAGATCTGCCCTTGTTTGTATCTACGTTCAAACAGGCCGTCGAAGACGAGCTGGAAAGAGAATGCGGTCCTTTGTCTGATGAAGTGCTTGCTGCCTTTTACAATTATCCCTGGCCGGGAAATATCCGGGAACTTAAAAATGTGATGCGACGCATCTGCCTGTTGTCAACAGAGAAAGCTCCTATCAATATGGAATCGCTCCCGGAGGAATTACATCCTGTATCCCGGGAACTGGCAATGTCAGCTATCCCCGGCACTGAGGAGAATCTGAAGAATGTAACCCGCCAGGCAGAATACCAGAAAATACTGGATGTGCTGCAACAGGTCCGCTTCAATAAATCGCAGGCCGCCAGGTTGATGAACATAGACCGTAAAACGCTTTACAACAAACTGCACACACTGAATATACTGCTGTAA
- a CDS encoding DUF192 domain-containing protein: MSASRWLLFNAGLCLYIAGCHNNRSQVSNISSSETAATITADKEPQFKKEGVLYFLSKVNNDTLRQIDIELATNDQERAQGLMDRKSMKDTQGMLFIFPHAEEQSFWMKNTYISLDIIYIDEKKEIVSVQKYTTPLSEESLPSFKKAQFVLEVNAGFCDKYHIAYGDRISYKEIK; the protein is encoded by the coding sequence ATGTCTGCTAGCAGATGGTTGTTATTCAATGCTGGACTCTGTCTTTATATTGCCGGATGTCACAACAACCGCAGCCAGGTCAGCAACATTTCATCTTCTGAAACAGCTGCCACCATCACTGCTGATAAAGAACCGCAGTTCAAAAAGGAAGGCGTTCTTTATTTTCTCAGTAAGGTCAACAATGATACGCTCCGCCAGATCGATATTGAACTGGCTACCAATGACCAGGAAAGAGCGCAGGGCCTGATGGACCGTAAATCCATGAAGGACACACAGGGTATGCTCTTTATCTTTCCTCATGCAGAGGAGCAGTCATTCTGGATGAAGAACACCTACATTTCTCTCGACATCATATATATCGATGAAAAGAAAGAGATCGTATCTGTTCAGAAATATACCACTCCGCTTTCGGAAGAAAGCCTGCCCTCCTTCAAAAAAGCACAGTTCGTGCTTGAAGTGAATGCGGGATTCTGCGATAAGTATCATATCGCATATGGTGATAGAATCAGCTATAAGGAAATAAAATAG
- the mqnE gene encoding aminofutalosine synthase MqnE gives MTTRNDHPAVATLLQDTRLDKGLKTIGEKVLSAERLTPEEGLLLFEKGELGYLGALANAVRVRMHGDKTYFNRNFHIEPTNVCVFTCKFCSYSRLYKNREEGWELSIDQMLDIVKKYDGQPVTEVHIVGGVHPKMNLDFFVELLQKIRAHRPDLHLKGFTAVELDYMFRKAKVSVEEGMRILHEAGLQSMPGGGAEIFHPDIRAQICHDKVDADGWLHIHKTAHLLGMHTNATMLYGHLEQFWHRIDHMERLRSLQDETKGFNTFIPLKFRNKDNEMAHIPETSVVEDLRLYAVARLYMDNFPHLKAYWPMLGRNTAQLTLSFGVNDLDGTIDDTTKIYSMAGSEEQNPSMNTAQLAMLIKQAGRRPVERDTVYNEIKDYTDVVFSEEELMAR, from the coding sequence ATGACGACCAGAAATGATCATCCTGCCGTAGCAACATTACTGCAAGATACAAGATTGGATAAAGGGTTGAAAACCATTGGTGAAAAGGTATTGTCAGCAGAAAGGCTGACACCCGAAGAGGGCCTGCTTTTATTTGAGAAAGGAGAACTGGGATACCTGGGCGCCCTGGCCAATGCGGTGAGAGTGCGTATGCATGGTGATAAAACCTATTTCAATCGGAATTTCCATATAGAGCCAACCAATGTTTGCGTTTTTACCTGCAAATTCTGTTCTTACTCCCGTTTGTACAAAAATCGTGAGGAAGGCTGGGAATTAAGCATTGACCAGATGCTGGACATCGTTAAGAAGTATGATGGCCAACCCGTTACCGAAGTACATATTGTAGGCGGCGTGCATCCTAAAATGAACCTCGACTTCTTTGTGGAGCTGCTGCAGAAAATAAGGGCACACAGACCCGACCTTCACCTGAAGGGATTTACCGCTGTGGAGCTGGATTATATGTTCCGCAAAGCAAAGGTTTCCGTGGAGGAAGGTATGCGCATCCTGCATGAGGCAGGACTGCAATCCATGCCGGGCGGTGGCGCTGAAATATTCCATCCCGACATCCGTGCCCAGATCTGCCATGATAAGGTAGATGCAGATGGCTGGCTGCACATTCATAAAACAGCACACCTGCTGGGTATGCATACCAATGCAACCATGCTGTACGGCCACCTGGAACAGTTCTGGCATCGTATTGACCACATGGAACGCCTGCGCAGCCTTCAGGATGAAACCAAAGGTTTCAATACCTTCATCCCGCTGAAGTTCCGCAATAAGGACAACGAGATGGCGCATATACCGGAGACTTCTGTTGTGGAAGACCTCAGACTGTACGCGGTTGCCCGTCTTTACATGGACAACTTCCCCCATCTGAAGGCTTACTGGCCTATGCTGGGCAGAAATACAGCACAACTGACACTTTCCTTTGGGGTAAACGATTTGGACGGTACCATTGATGATACCACCAAGATCTATTCCATGGCAGGTTCGGAAGAACAGAACCCATCCATGAACACCGCCCAGCTGGCCATGCTGATCAAACAGGCCGGCAGAAGACCGGTGGAAAGGGATACGGTTTACAATGAGATCAAAGATTATACTGATGTTGTATTTTCAGAGGAAGAATTGATGGCACGTTAA
- a CDS encoding M43 family zinc metalloprotease gives MRNFTLFILVSLYVIPAFAQRKCGTEEAMQQLIASNPAFQKIRERKEARLQEMTRTIKQSRAQMKTVYPTVTIPVVVHIVLKNPSLVTDEQVQSQIDALNRDYSASASDISSVPNAWKPRIGDAQIQFCLAQRTPDDNPTNGIERVTTTRTSFSVSNSASAVKHVASGGADAWNSSNYLNIWVCSLSDNYLGIATFPDGYPANEQGVVITYTGFGTTGSAVAPFNMGRTTVHEVGHYFSLRHIWGDESACAVDDGIDDTPLQGTYTYNCPRFPLTDACSVDSPGIMFNNFMDYSDDACMLLFTSDQVDRMRLTLSEDRASLLSSNGCVPLNLLDNDAQVLSVTSPFGQICEPYIAPSVVLKNQGKNTLTAVKINYTVDGGGLRTYNWTGSLTALKTTTVQLDSSTSEDGAHILKAYTLSPNGIADDDPTNDTAWTTFQYYPDASFPYTEGFESSTFPPTGWEIKNYDDSYTWEITSDAASSGTKSIVMHNLAYNTNDAIDDILSPTFNPAGHDSVFLFFDVAAAAFSSVNGSNTVWDSLQIFTTSDCGKTLDSLYKKGGASFLTRKQPVTTEFIPTAAEWRRDSVNLTPIIKKGQFRVVFRNISNAENNIYLDNINIVTKNTLPYLKEKGLVVGPVPVVNQLFITFLETPKDLDYIAIYNTLGQLVTKQPGSSVNSSNRFIFDLVNEPNGIYFVKLIYRNNVKTIKITKVN, from the coding sequence TTGCGCAATTTTACCCTTTTTATCCTGGTCAGCCTCTATGTTATACCTGCCTTTGCCCAACGTAAGTGCGGTACGGAAGAGGCTATGCAACAACTCATTGCGTCCAACCCGGCATTTCAGAAGATCCGTGAAAGAAAGGAGGCCCGCCTCCAGGAAATGACCCGTACCATTAAGCAGTCAAGGGCGCAGATGAAAACCGTCTATCCTACCGTGACCATCCCTGTAGTAGTACATATCGTGCTGAAAAATCCCAGCCTGGTAACAGACGAGCAGGTACAGTCGCAGATAGACGCATTAAACCGTGATTACAGCGCCAGCGCTTCCGATATATCCAGTGTTCCGAATGCATGGAAACCGCGTATTGGCGATGCCCAGATACAATTCTGCCTGGCGCAGCGTACGCCGGACGACAATCCCACTAACGGGATCGAACGCGTTACCACCACCCGGACCTCTTTTAGTGTATCCAATTCTGCGTCCGCAGTAAAACATGTTGCCAGTGGCGGGGCCGATGCATGGAACAGCAGTAATTACCTCAATATCTGGGTTTGCAGCCTCTCTGACAATTACCTGGGTATTGCCACCTTCCCTGACGGTTATCCGGCCAATGAACAAGGCGTAGTGATCACCTACACAGGGTTTGGCACTACAGGCAGCGCCGTAGCCCCCTTCAATATGGGACGTACTACCGTACACGAAGTAGGCCACTATTTTTCCCTGCGTCACATCTGGGGCGATGAATCTGCCTGTGCGGTAGACGATGGCATTGACGATACGCCTTTACAAGGCACCTACACCTACAATTGCCCCAGGTTCCCGCTTACCGACGCCTGCTCTGTCGATTCACCCGGCATCATGTTCAATAATTTCATGGATTATTCGGATGATGCATGTATGCTGCTGTTTACCTCCGACCAGGTAGACAGAATGCGCCTGACATTGAGCGAAGACAGGGCGTCCCTACTGTCGTCCAACGGTTGCGTACCGCTGAACCTTCTGGATAACGATGCACAGGTGCTGAGTGTTACTTCGCCTTTCGGACAGATCTGTGAACCTTATATCGCTCCTTCCGTTGTATTGAAAAACCAGGGTAAGAATACACTTACTGCTGTAAAGATCAATTACACTGTGGACGGTGGCGGGCTCAGAACCTATAACTGGACGGGCAGTCTGACAGCACTGAAAACGACTACCGTACAACTGGATTCCAGTACCTCGGAAGATGGTGCGCATATTCTGAAGGCCTATACGTTGTCTCCTAATGGTATTGCCGATGACGATCCGACAAACGATACTGCCTGGACCACCTTCCAGTATTATCCTGACGCGAGCTTCCCCTATACGGAAGGCTTTGAAAGCAGCACCTTCCCTCCAACAGGCTGGGAAATAAAGAATTATGACGATAGTTATACCTGGGAGATCACTTCCGACGCGGCCAGTTCAGGCACAAAGTCTATCGTGATGCATAACCTGGCGTACAATACCAACGATGCTATTGACGACATTCTGAGCCCGACCTTCAACCCGGCAGGGCATGATTCGGTGTTCCTGTTCTTCGACGTGGCTGCGGCCGCCTTCTCCAGCGTAAATGGTTCGAATACGGTATGGGACAGTCTCCAGATCTTTACCACTTCCGACTGCGGTAAGACCCTGGACAGCCTCTATAAAAAGGGTGGCGCCTCATTCCTGACCCGCAAACAGCCTGTAACCACCGAGTTCATACCAACCGCGGCCGAATGGCGCCGGGATTCTGTGAACCTGACCCCGATCATTAAAAAAGGCCAGTTCAGGGTGGTATTCCGGAACATCAGCAATGCGGAAAACAATATCTACCTGGATAATATCAATATCGTAACGAAGAATACTCTTCCGTATCTAAAGGAGAAAGGTCTTGTAGTCGGGCCGGTGCCGGTGGTGAACCAGCTGTTCATCACCTTCCTGGAGACGCCTAAAGATCTGGATTACATCGCGATCTACAATACTTTAGGACAGCTCGTCACCAAACAACCCGGCTCGTCCGTCAACAGTAGCAACCGTTTTATCTTTGATTTGGTAAATGAGCCAAATGGTATTTATTTTGTAAAATTAATATACAGGAATAACGTCAAGACTATTAAGATAACTAAAGTGAATTAA